TCTTCCACAATTTTTAAAGTTCGAGCCAGGGCGTCCGCCCCTTTTTCGCACAGGTTGTGGAAATGAAGCCCGGTGATCCCTTCCAGGTCTCCGTCCTGAAAATTTTCCAGGGCGACCCCGAGCCGGGAGCAGGGGCCGCATGGGTCGTAAATGGCCGTCTCCACCTCCCGGTGCTCCGGGTTGATCCGCAGGCCGCACCGGACGCCTTTTTTCAGAGCCGCGGCCAGGTATTTGTCCTTTTGGGAAAAGGAATTAAAAACCACATGGCCGCAACAGTCCAGCAGTTGGCCGAATTCCTCCGCCCGGTAAGCAGGCGCGCAAAGATGCACCTCGCCGCCGAACTCCTCGCGCCCCAAGCGGGCTTCGTTAAGGGAGCTGGCCGTCACGCCGGGAAGATACTGCCTGATCAAGGGAAAGACCCCGAACATGGCGAAGCCTTTCAAGGCCAGGAGAATTTTCACTCCGGCCTGCTTCTGAACCCGGTCCAGGATTCGGAGGTTGTTTTCCAGCAAGGCTTCATCAACCACATAGCACGGAGTTTGCTGGTCTTCGAGGTTGTATTTCATCATACTCCATTGGTCGCGCAAGC
The window above is part of the Desulfatibacillum aliphaticivorans DSM 15576 genome. Proteins encoded here:
- the nspC gene encoding carboxynorspermidine decarboxylase; translated protein: MMKYNLEDQQTPCYVVDEALLENNLRILDRVQKQAGVKILLALKGFAMFGVFPLIRQYLPGVTASSLNEARLGREEFGGEVHLCAPAYRAEEFGQLLDCCGHVVFNSFSQKDKYLAAALKKGVRCGLRINPEHREVETAIYDPCGPCSRLGVALENFQDGDLEGITGLHFHNLCEKGADALARTLKIVEEKFGRYISSMEWINMGGGHHITRGDYDVELLCSTLKAFKEKYGVEIYLEPGEAVALNTGVLVASVLDVVHNQMPIAILDASAATHMPDVLEMPYRPEVEGAGAPGKLAVTYRLAGPSCLAGDVIGDYSFAAELKPGDQLIFHDMAHYTMVKNNTFNGINLPSIAVRKKTGEIEVLRAFTYQDYKNRLS